From the genome of Nicotiana sylvestris chromosome 2, ASM39365v2, whole genome shotgun sequence, one region includes:
- the LOC138885234 gene encoding uncharacterized protein codes for MHDFIMAEDSELWDIICDDPYIPTKNVGDLPLTMPKTRKEYTNTDRKAVEKNFRAKKNLVCGIGPDEYNRISACETAKEIWEALQIAHEGTTQVNQSKIDMLTTEYELFRMKDDESIQDTYTRFTSIINELYSLGEIIPRIKLVRKILSILPSSWESKVNAITEAKDLQELTIDELVENLKTYEMKKKIDIERREPKKKKNLVLKAESNDSSEEDNDIAYLTKRFQKMVRRNGGILKRGNSSKPKNYDFCHKCGKPGHFIKDYPFLKQEHSKYNLEKAAKRNPVPDKHFKRKRSADNMVKRALAP; via the coding sequence atgcatgattttatcatggctgaagATTCTGAGTTGTGGGATATCATATGTGATGATCCTTACATCCCAACGAAGAACGTCGGAGATCTTCCATTGACGATGCCAAAGACCAGAAAAGAATACACTAACACAGACAGAAAAGCTGTGGAGAAaaattttcgtgccaagaaaaATTTGGTGTGTGGAATAGGACCTGATGAATACAATAGAATCTCTGCTTGTGAAActgccaaggagatatgggaagctttgcaaatagcacatgagggaaccactcaagtaaaccaatctaagattgatatgctcactactgagtatgaactctttaggatgaaggacgatgaatctattcaagatacGTACACAAGATTCAcgtccatcataaatgagttataCTCACTTGGTGAAATCATTCCCAGGATCAAGCTAGTGAGGAAGATTCTTAGTATCCTGCCCAGttcttgggaaagcaaggtgaatgctattactgaagcaaaggacctgcaggagctgaccatagacGAGCTGGTTGaaaatctgaagacctacgagatgaagaagaagatagacattgaaagaagagaaccaaagaaaaaaaagaacctggtactcaaagctgaaagcaatgactcaagtgaggaggaCAATGACATtgcttacttaaccaaaaggttTCAAAAGATGGTTAGAAGAAATGGAGGAATACTAAAAAGGGGCAACTCCAGCAAACCAAAGAACTATGATTTCTGCCACAAGTGTGGAAAGCCAGGGCACTTCATCAAAGATTATCCTTTCCTGAAGCAAGAACACTCCAAATACAACCTTGAGAAAGCAGCAaagaggaacccggttcctgaCAAGCACTTCAAAAGGAAGAGATCTGCTGATAATATGGTGAAACGGGCTCTTGCACCATAG
- the LOC104210868 gene encoding ribulose bisphosphate carboxylase small subunit, chloroplastic 2, translating to MAFLIMSSAAAVATGTNAAQASMIAPFTGLKSATSFPVSRKQNLDITSIASNGGRVQCMQVWPPINKKKYETLSYLPDLSEEQLLREVEYLLKNGWVPCLEFETEHGFVYRENNKSPGYYDGRYWTMWKLPMFGCTDATQVLAEVEEAKKAYPQAWIRIIGFDNVRQVQCISFIAYKPEGY from the exons ATGGCTTTCTTAATTATGTCCTCAGCAGCTGCTGTTGCGACCGGCACCAATGCTGCTCAAGCCAGCATGATTGCACCCTTCACTGGTCTCAAGTCCGCAACCTCCTTCCCTGTTTCCAGGAAACAAAACCTTGACATTACTTCCATTGCTAGCAATGGTGGAAGAGTTCAATGCATGCAG GTGTGGCCACCAATTAACAAGAAGAAGTACGAGACACTCTCATACCTTCCTGATTTGAGCGAGGAGCAATTGCTTAGGGAAGTTGAGTACCTTTTGAAAAATGGATGGGTTCCTTGCTTGGAATTCGAGACTGAG CACGGATTCGTCTACCGCGAGAACAATAAATCACCGGGGTACTATGATGGCAGATACTGGACCATGTGGAAGTTGCCCATGTTCGGGTGCACTGATGCCACTCAGGTATTGGCTGAGGTAGAGGAGGCAAAGAAGGCTTACCCACAAGCCTGGATCAGAATAATTGGATTCGACAATGTCCGTCAAGTGCAGTGCATTAGTTTCATCGCCTACAAGCCCGAAGGCTACTAA